Genomic window (Streptomyces yatensis):
CAGCTCGGTGTCGTTCGGCAGCAGCACGACCTCCCGGGCGCCGGCCCGGCGGACCGCGTCGACCAGTTCACCGCTGCCGGGCGGCTCCCCGGGGCGGGTGGCGACCGCGGTCGCGCCCGCCTCGGCGCACAGCGCGGCCAGCCCGTCCCCGGGGACGACGGCGACCACGGCTCGGCCCACGCGCTCGGTACGCGGGCCGCCGATGGGGCCCTTGGCGCCGGGCTGGTCCGGCAGGACGACGACCGGGCCCGGCCGGTCCGGGCCCGCGGCGCCCGCCTTACGGGCGGCGGCGCCGTCGAAGTGGGTGATCCGGATGCGGTACGGGCGCCCGGCCTGGATGCCCGCCTCCACGGCCGCCCCCGCGTCGTCCACATGGACGTGCACATTCCACAGGCCGTCGCCGCCGACGATCACCAAGGAGTCGCCAAGGGCGTCCAGCCGCTCCCTCAGGGCGGCCACCGCCATGTCGCCGGCCTCCAGGAGGTAGATCACCTCGAAGGCGGGCCCGCCGTCCGCGGCGTCGTCGGCGGGACAGCCCGCGGGGTCCTGGCCATGCGTCCCGGCGGGGGCCAGGGCGTCACGCGTCGGGCCGTCACCGCGGGAGCGTACGGGCCCGAGCGCCGCGGGCGCCTCGCCCGACAGGGCCTCGGCGAGCCCGCCCAGGACCGTCACCAGGCCGTAGCCGCCCGCGTCGACCACCCCCGCGCGGGCGAGGACGTCGAGCTGGCCGGGGGTGGCCTGGAGCGCCGTCCGGGCGCTCTCATAGGCGGCGCGGGCCACCGTGGCGGCGTCGCCCGTGGCACGCTCCGCGCCCTCCGCAGCGGCCACGGCGACCGTAAGGACGGTGCCTTCGACGGGGTGGGCGACGGCCAGGTAGGCGAGGTCGGCCGCGCGCCGCAGCGCCAGCCGCAGCCCGACCGCCTCGTCCGCGCCCCGGCCACCCTGCGCCGGGCCCCCCTGCGCCGGGCCGTCGGCCAGGACGTCCGCCATGCCGCGCAGCAGCTGCGCCAGGATCGTGCCGGAGTTGCCCCGCGCGCCGATCAGGGCGCCATGGGCCATGGCGCGCACCACATCGGGGAGTGTGGGACGGGAGGCGGCGGCCGAGGCGGCATGGCCGTCGAAGGCGGCGTCGACGGCCCGCGCGGCGGACTCGACGGTCAGGTACAGATTGGTGCCGGTGTCCCCGTCCGCGACCGGATAGACGTTGATCGCGTCGATCTCCGCGCGGGCCCGGCCCAGCGCGTCCAGCGCCAGCCCGCACCAGGTCCGTACCGCATCGGCGTCGAGCGTGTGCGGCACGTAACGTCCTCCTCGGAGGCTGCTGGGGCGGGGGCGGGCATCGCGTCACCGCAGGGTAGTCGCCGCCCTCGGCGGGTGCCGGGCCAGCCATGATAGTTTCGTTGTACGGGAGTGGCCGTTGTATGCTGCTCCGGTTGCCCGATGCGAATCGGGCCATTCCCCCCAGGCGCCGCCGATCCACCGCGATCCAGGCAACGTCCGGGGCATCCGTTCAGTGTCCTGTCTCCTCGCGGGAAGCGAGGGTGACCCGTCTTTGGAGTAACCCGTGGCTGCCAACTGCGACGTCTGCGGCAAGGGGCCGGGCTTCGGCAACAACATCTCGCACTCGCACCGCCGCACCCGCCGTCGTTGGAACCCCAACATCCAGACGGTGCGCGCTGTGGTCGGTCGTACCCCGAAGCGGCTCAACGTCTGCACCTCTTGCATCAAGGCCGGCAAGGTTTCGCGCTAGTCGTCTAGTCGCACGGCCTCCCCGCGCAAGCGGGAACCGGTACGCCGAGGCCGGTCCACCAACGGTGTGGACCGGCCTTTTCGCGTGCCCTTACACGCACGCTCAGTCAGTTCCTTCCCGCAACCACCCGTGGTCGACCGGGCCGATGCCCGCGCCCAGGGGGAAGCCCGCCGCGATGGCGCCCGTGACGTAGTCCTTGGCCGCCGTGACGGCCTGAGGCACCTCGAACCCGCCCGCCAGATACGTGGCGATCGCCGCGGCGAGGGTGCATCCCGTGCCGTGCGTATGGCGGTTGTCGTGGCGGGGCGCCCGCAGCCAGTGCTCCTCGGTGCCGTCCGTGAGCAGATCCACCGCCTCGCCGCCGGGCAGATGGCCGCCCTTGATCAGCGCCCACCGCGGGCCGTGGCCCAGCACCGCCCCGGCCGCCCGCCGCTGATCGTCCTCCGACTCCACCCGGACGCCGGTGAGCTGGGCCACCTCGTCCAGGTTGGGCGTGGCGACGGTCGCGGTCGGCAGCAGCTTCGTACGGACCGCGTCGAGCGCCTCGGTGGCCAGCAGCGGATCGCCGTGCTTGGAGACCCCGACCGGATCGACGACCACCGGCGCGGGCAGATCCGCGAGCAGCGCGGCGACGGTCTCGACCAGTTCGGCGGTCGCCAGCATGCCGGTCTTGACCGCCTGGACGCCGATGTCGTCGGCCACGCTGCGGAACTGGGCCCGTACGGCCTCGGCGGGCAGCTCCCAGGCGCCCTGGACGCCCACGGAGTTCTGCGCCGTCACCGCGGTGATCACGCTCATGCCATGGGCGCCCAGGGCCAGCATGGTCTTCAGATCGGCCTGGATACCCGCACCGCCGCCGGAGTCCGATCCGGCGACGGTGAGGACGCGCACGGGCGCCGAGCCGTCATGGGAGGGGCGGGGGATACGAGGAGGCAGGACCATGGGTCCGAATCTACTCGCCGCCCCCACACCCCCGAGATCCCCCTCGGCGCCCTCACCGCCGACGCGGCTCCCTCACCAACGACTCGACGCCCTTACGGCGGGCCCAACGCCCTTACGGCGGACTCGGCGCCCTTGAACGTTGGACGCGACGCCCTTACCGCCGACCGGCGCCCTTACCGCCGACGCGGCTCCCTTACCGTCACTCGGCGCCATTGCCGTCGCCGAAGTGGTCCCAGCCCCCATGAGCCCAGGGGGCCCCGTCCACCGTCACCTGGGGCAGCGCCGAGGGGTTCAGCACCTCGCCGATCACCTTCCAGCGGGCCGGCAGCTTGGCGTCGGGCGGGAAGGTGGCCACGATCGCGTGGTCCTCTCCCCCGCTGAGCACCCACTGCAGCGGATCCACGCCCACCGCCTGGCCGATGTCCGACATCTGCGAGGGGATGTCGATGTCCCCCGAGCGCAGATCGATACGGACCTTGCTGGCCTCCGCGATATGCCCGAGGTCGGCCACCAGCCCGTCGCTCACATCGGTCATGGCGGTCGCGCCGAGCCCGGCGGCGGCCGGACCGGCGTGGTACGGCGGCTCCGGCCGGCGGTGCGCCTCGACGAAGGCCCGCGGCGAGCGGAAGCCGCGTGAGAGCACCGCGTGTCCGGCCGCCGACCAGCCCAGCCACCCGGTGACGGCGACAACGTCGCCGGGCTGGGCACCGGATCGGGTGACCGGCTCGTGGTTGCGCAGATCGCCCAGGGCGGTGATGGCCACGGTGATCGTGTCCCCGCGCACCACATCACCACCGACCACGGCCGCGCCCGCCACCTGGCATTCGTCGCGGATGCCGTCCATCAGCTCGGCCGGCCAGGTCACCGGCAGATCGGCGGGGACCACCAGGCCGAGCAGCAGCGCGGTCGGCACCGCGCCCATGGCCGCGATGTCGGCCAGGTTCTGGGCCGCGGCCTTACGGCCGACGTCATAGGCGGTGGACCAGTCCCTGCGGAAGTGCCTGCCCTCCAGCAGGACATCGGTACTGGCCACGACCCTCCGGTCGGGCGCGGCCACGACCGCGGCATCGTCACCGGGCCCCAACCTCACCGCCGGGGTGGTGGTGAGCCGGGAGGTGAGCTCTCTGATGAGCCCGAACTCCCCCAACTCGCCCACGGTGCCCTTCATCCCATCGCCCCTTCGTGCTCGTGGCCGCTTGCCCACCACGCCGCGCTCCCCGCGCGGGTCTCCCCGCGCCGCATGGCGACGCGGTACCGTGGCGTCCCTTCTCCCCACATGATCCTCGTAGCCGCCCTGGAGGTTCCGTGGTACAGGCGTACATCCTGATCCAAACCGAGGTCGGCAAGGCCTCGACCGTGGCCGACGTCATCGCCAAGCTCCCCGGGGTGATACAGGCGGAGGACGTCACGGGCCCCTACGACGTGATCGTCCGCGCCCAGGCCGACACCGTCGATGAGCTCGGCCGCATGGTGGTCGCGAAAGTCCAGCAAGTCGAAGGCATCACTCGAACCCTGACCTGCCCGGTCGTCCATCTCTAGCTCCCCCGTATGCTCGGCCGGTGAATTGCGCACACCGTAGTCTCGCCCAACGGCTCGTTCCGCTCTCCGCCACCATGGCGCTGGCCCTGGTGTCGATGGCCGGTTGCACCTTCACCGGGGATTCCGACGACAGCGTGGCGCTCGCGGTTCCCACACCGTCCGCACAGGCGGCGACGGTGTGCCGGGCGCTCCACAAGGAACTGCCCTCCACCGTGAACGGGCTGAAGCGGGGCACCGCCGAGCCCGCCTCGGACTACACAGCCGTGTGGGGGGACCCCGCCGTGCGGCTGCGCTGCGGGGTCCCCCGGCCGGAGGCCATGGGCTCCACGACCGAGTCGGCCGAGGTGAACGGCGTCGGGTGGCTGCCGGAGAAGCAAGAGGACGGCTACCGCTTCACCACCGTACTTCGCCGGGCGTATGTCGAGGTGACCGTGCCCGGGAAGTACGCCCCCGAGGTCAACGCCCTGCTCGACCTCGCCAAGGCCGTCAAGAAGACGGTGCCCAAGGGCGTGGCCTAGGGGCCCGCCCGGGCCCTAGCGCAGCCCGGTCGAGCGGCGCAGCGCGGCCTGCAGCAGCCGGTCCACCAGCTCGGGGTAGCTCACACCGCTCTCCTGCCACATGCGCGGGTACATCGAGATCGGGGTGAAGCCGGGCATGGTGTTGATCTCGTTGATCACGAACTCGCCGCTGTCCAGCAGGAAGAAGTCGGCCCGGACCAGCCCCTCGCAGGACGCCGCCTCGAAGGCGGCCACCGCGAGCTCCTGGACCCGCCGGGTCTGCTCCTCGGTGAGCGGCGCGGGCACGATACCGGCCGCCGAGTCGATGTACTTCGCCTCGAAGTCGTAGAAGGAGTGGGAGGAGACCGGCGGGATCTCGGCGGGCAGGCTGGCGCGCGGCCCGGCCTCGTACTCCAGCACCCCGCATTCGATCTCGCGGCCGCGCAGCAGCGCCTCCACGATGACCTTCGGGTCGTGGCGCCGGGCCTCCTCGATGGCCTCGTCCAGGTCCGCCGGGTCCTCGACCTTGGTGATGCCGATGGACGAGCCGGCCCGCGCGGGCTTCACGAAGAGCGGCCAGCCGTGCTCCGCGGCGAACTCCACGATCCTGCGGCGGGCGGCGGAAGGTTCCTGCTGCCACTCCCGGGGGCGGATCACCTCGTACGGGCCGACGGGCAGCCCGAAGGAGACGAACACCCGCTTCATGTACTCCTTGTCCATGCCCACGGCGGAGGCGAGCACCCCGGCGCCCACATACGGCACCCCGGACAGCTCCAGCAGCCCCTGGAGGGTGCCGTCCTCGCCGTACGGGCCGTGCAGCATGGGGAAGACGACGTCGACGTCGCCCAGTGCCTTGGGCACCGACCCCGGCTCGCTGTAGACGACCTCGCGGCTCCCCGGGTCGACCGGGAGGACGACCGAACCCTCGCCGGACTCGGCGAGCCGTTCGACGCTGGGCAGCTCGCGGCCCGCGATGCCCATCCGCTCGGGCTCGTCGGCGGTCAGCGCCCAACGGCCGTCGGCGGTGATGCCGATCGGCAGCACGTCGTACTTCTCGCGGTCGATGGCGCGCAGCACGGCGCCCGCGGTGACCACCGAGATGGCGTGCTCGGAGCTGCGGCCGCCGAAGACGACGGCGACGCGCGGCTTGTGCCGCTCGCCTCCGGAAGGAGCCGGGACAGGGCCTGAGGAAGGGGTCTGGCTGCTCATATCGCGTTGAGGTTACCTTGCGGTCCGCGCGGCGTCAGTGCCGCTCGGCCTTGGCGCTGCGGGACATCAGCTCTTTGAGTGCGACAAGCGGCTGTTTGCCGTCGTGCACGATCTCGACGACGGTCTCGGTGATGGGCATGTCGACGTCGAAGCGGCGGGCGAGATCCAGCACGGACTCGCACGACTTGACGCCCTCCGCGGTCTGCTTGGTGACCGCGATGGTCTCCTCCAGCGTCATCCCGCGCCCCAGGTTGGTGCCGAAGGTGTGGTTGCGGGAGAGCGGCGAGGAGCAGGTGGCGACGAGGTCGCCCATGCCGGCCAGGCCGGCGAAGGTGTGCGCGTCGGCGCCCATCGCCAGGCCCAGCCGGGTCGTTTCGGCGAGGCCGCGGGTGATGAGCGACGCCTTGGTGTTGTCGCCGAGCCCCATGCCGTCGGCGATGCCCACGGCCAGCGCGATGACGTTCTTCACCGCGCCGCCCAGCTCGCAGCCGACCACGTCGGTGTTGGTGTACGGGCGGAAGTACGCGGTGTGGCAGGCGGTCTGGAGGCGGCGGGCCACACTCTCGTCGGGGCAGGCCACCACGGAGGCGGCGGGCTGCCGGGCGGCGATCTCCTTGGCCAGGTTGGGCCCGGTGAGCACCGCGACGCGCTCCGCGGGCGCCTTGGCGACCTCCTGGACGACCTCGCTCATCCGCTTGGCCGTGCCGAGTTCGACGCCCTTCATCAGGGAGACCAGCACGGTGTCGGCGGCCAGCAGCGGGGCCCATTCGGAGAGGTTGCCGCGCAGCGTCTGGGAGGGCACGGAGAAGACGGTGAACTCCGCGCCGGCCGCGGCCTCCGCCGGGTCGGTGGTGGCCCGCACCCCGTCGGGGAGCCGCACCCCGGGGAAGTAGTCGGGATTGGTGCGGCCGGTGTTGATGGCCTCGACGACACCGGGCCGGCGGCCCCACAGCGTCACCTCGCAGCCGGCGTCGGCGAGCACCATCGCGAAGGCGGTGCCCCAGGAGCCGGTGCCGAAGACGGCGCAGCGCGTCACTTGCTCTCCTCATCGGCCAGCGGGAGCGGCGGGCCGTCGGTGCTGGTGGTGCTGGTGGGCCGGTCGTGCCGGTGAACGGGCGCCGGCTCGCCGCGCACCTCGGAGAGGAGGTCGGTGATGGCGTCCATGATGGCGTCGGTGGCCGCCCGGAGGACCTCCGCGGTGGGCTCCTGGCCGTAGAACCCGGACAGGTCCACCGGCGGGCCGGCGAGCACCTTGAGGGTCTTGCGCGGGAAGAGACGGACCCGCTTCTCCTTGGCGTACGGCGGCACGGCCTCGTTGGCGCCCCACTGGGCGACGGGGATCACCGGGGCCTTGGTGAGCAGCGCGACCCGCGCCGCGCCGGTCTTTCCGCGCATGGGCCACATGTCGGGGTCGCGGGTGAGGGTGCCCTCGGGGTAGAAGGCCACGCACTCGCCCTTGTTGATGGCGTCCACGGCGGCCCGGAAGGCGTTGGCGGCGTCGGTGGACTCGCGGTAGACGGGGATCTGGCCGGTGCCGCGGAGCATGGAGCCCATGAAGCCGCCCCTGAAGAGGGCGGCCTTGGCGAGGAAGCGCGGCACCCTTCCGGTGTTGTACTGGAAGTGCGCGTAGGAGAGGGGGTCGAGATACGAGTTGTGATTGATCGCGGTGATAAATCCACCGTCGGCGGGAATGTGCTCCATTCCGTGCCAGTCCCGCTTGAACAGAACCACCAGCGGCGGTTTGCACAAGACCGCTGCCATGCGGTACCAGAAGCCGATTCTGCGGCCGGACACTCGGAACATCCTCTCTTGGACCCTGCTGACCTGCTGGCTTGCTGTCGTCCCCGGCAGCCGCACAAGTGTCGCTCCAGGCACCCTGTCTGTCGAGAACACCGTAACCCCGCACGTCTTCGGCGAGCCGGGCAGCAGGTCAGAATGAGGCCCGTGGGAAGAAACGGAGCCCCTGTGACCTGGACCCTCGTGGTGCCGCTGAAGCCCTTGTCACGGGCCAAGACCAGGCTCTCCGACGCCGCGGGGGACGGCCTCCGGGCCTCGCTCGCGCTCGCGTTCGCCCAGGACACGGTGGGCGCGGCGCTGGCGAGCCGCTGGGTGCGCGGGGTGACCGTCGTCACCGACGACCCGCTCGCCGGACGTGAGCTGTCGGCCCTCGGCGCCCGGATCCTGCCCGACTCCCCGGGGCGCGGGCTGAACGCGGCGCTGGCGCACGGCGCCCTGGCGGTGCGCGGGGAGCGCCCGGGGGCCGCCGTGGCGGCGATGAACGCCGATCTCCCGGCGCTGCGGACCGTCGAGCTCGACCTGGTGCTCGAGGCCGCGTCCGGCTTCTCACGCGCCTTTCTGGCGGATGCCGCGGGGGTGGGCACGACCCTCCTCTCGGCGGCGCCCGGTGCCGATCTGGCGCCTGCCTTCGGGGGCCCCTCACGGGCCCGGCACCGGGCGTCGGGGGCGCGGGAGATCGAGCTGGCGGGGGTGGACTCGGTGCGGCGGGACGTGGACACGGCCTTGGATCTGCGCGCGGCGGTGGCCCTGGGTGTGGGCGCCCACACCAGGGCTAGGCTGGCGGACATGCAGGGAACCGCCTATACGTACGACCCCGAGACCCGCGCCGGCAGTGTGCTGCTCGACGACGGCACCCCGCTGCCGTTCGACACCGCGGCCTTCGACGCCGGGGGGCTGCGGATGCTGCGCCCGGGCCAGCGGGTGCGGATCGAGGTGGAGGGCGAGGGCGAGCAGCGCCGGGTCGTCTTCGTCACGCTGCAGACGTTCTGAGCACCGCGGGGAGCACGCGCACAGCACCGCGGGCCGGGCTCCCTCGGGGAGCCCGGCCCGGCGCGTGAACAGTGCGGCGCCCGTGCGCCGCCGGCTAGCGCTTCCTGGCGGTGGTCTTCTTCGTGGTGGTCTTACGGGCGCTCGTCTTGCGCGCCGGGGCCTTCTTGGCGGCGGCCTTGGCGGGCGCCTTCTTGGCCGTCGTCTTCTTGGCGGGGGCCTTCTTGGCCGCGGCCTTGGCGGGTGCCTTCTTGGCCGTCGCCTTCTTGGCCGTCGTCTTCTTCGCAGGAGCCTTCTTGGCGGTCGCCTTCTTGGCCGCGGCCTTCTTCGCCGCCACCTGGAGGCTGCCCTTGGGAGCCTTCTTCACGGCGACCTCACCGCCGCGCGGGAGCTTCTTCGAGCCGCTCACCAGGTCCTTGAACCCCTGGCCGGCACGGAAGCGGGGAACCGAGGTCTTCTTGACCCTCACCCGCTCCCCGGTCTGCGGGTTACGGGCGTACCGGGCGGGCCGTTCCACCTTCTCGAACGAACCAAAACCAGTGACTGAAACTCGCTCCCCGGCGACGACCGCCCGGACGATGGCGTCCAGAACTGCGTCGACGGCTTCGGCGGCCTGCTGACGGCCGCCGACCTTGTCGGCAATCGCTTCTACGAGCTGCGCCTTGTTCACGTCTTCCCCTTCGGAGACATTGCCGGAATCAATGTGTTCAAGCCTTTTCGCACGTTAGGCAGATATATACCGCAAATCAAACACGAAACGGGCTAATCACCCTTGTGCCGCAACGCACTCGATCGTCACGGACTTCCGTCGGTGTCGGGATCTTGGGGGAAACGGCCCTCGTCGAGGTCGTTCATCAACCGCTCCAGACGCTTTGCCGCATCTGCGAGATCGTGTTTCGCCGCTGAGGTGATGACCAGCAGCTTCCGGGACAGCGCCATCCGTACGCCCTCCGGGACTTGCAGTGCGCGCACCCTTGCGTGCGCTTCCTTGAGCCGGTCGGCGACGATGCCGTAGAGCTCGAGTTGGCCGTCGCGTTCCATGCACTGATTGTGCCATCTGAGGCGAGTTGTCGCTTCACGGGGCCTCAACATGCCGATGCGCCACCGGTCCGAGGACCGGCGGCGCATCTTGCCAAACCCGCTCTGTACAGGGAGAACCGGGGGGTCAGACCTCCACGGTGCTCGGCTTGAAGGAGGGACGACGCGCCTCGTACGCGGCGATGGATTCGTCCTCCCTGAGGGTGAGGCTGATGTCGTCCAGCCCCTCCAGGAGTCGCCACCGGGCATTCTCGTCAAGCTCAAAATCAGCCGTGATGCCCTCGGCCCGAACCTGGCGGTCGACGAGGTCCACGGTGACCTCCGCGGCGGGGTCCGCCTCGACCAGCTTCCACAGCCGGTCCACGGTCTCCTGCGGCAGGACGACGGTCAGCAGCCCGTTCTTGAGGGAGTTGCCGCGGAAGATGTCCGCGAAGCGGGACGAGATGACGGCCTTGAAGCCGTAGTTCTGCAGCGCCCATACCGCGTGCTCGCGCGAGGAGCCGGTGCCGAAGTCGGGACCGGCCACCAGAACCGTTCCACCCTTGTACTGGGCCGTGTTGAGCACGAACTCCGGGTCCTTGCGCCAGGCCTCGAAGAGTCCGTCCTCGAAGCCGTCGCGGGTGACCTTCTTGAGCCAGTGCGCCGGGATGATCTGGTCCGTGTCCACATTGCTGCGGCGCAGCGGAACGGCCCGGCCGGTGTGCGTGGTGAATGCTTCCATGACTGCTCAGGCCCCCACGGGAGTCGATACGGCCGCGTCGGACAGATCGGCGGGCGAGGCCAGATGGCCCAGTACCGCGGTGGCGGCGGCCACCTGCGGCGAGACCAGGTGGGTCCGGCCGCCCTTGCCCTGCCGGCCCTCGAAGTTGCGGTTGGAGGTGGACGCCGAGCGCTCGCCGGGCGCGAGCTGGTCGGGGTTCATGCCCAGGCACATCGAACAGCCCGCGTGCCGCCATTCGGCGCCGGCGGCGGTGAACACCTTGTCCAGCCCCTCCTCGACGGCCTGCAGGGCGACCCGCACCGAGCCGGGGACCACCAACATCCGTACGCCGTCGGCCACCGAGCGGCCGGACAGCACCGAGGCGGCGGAGCGCAGGTCCTCGATCCGGCCATTGGTGCAGGAGCCGACGAAGACCGTGTCCACCGCGATGTCGCGCAGCGGCTGACCCGCCGTCAGACCCATGTACTCCAGGGCCTTCTCGGCGGCGAACCGCTCGCTGGCGTCCTCGAAGGAGGCCGGGTCCGGGACCGACTCCGACAGCGGAGCGCCCTGGCCGGGGTTGGTGCCCCAGGTGACGAACGGGGCGAGTTCGGAGGCGTCGATGACGACCTCTCGGTCGAAGACCGCGTCGTCGTCGCTGCGCAGGGTGCGCCAGTACGCGACGGCCGCGTCCCAGTCGCCGCCCTGGGGGGCGTGCGGACGGCCCTCCAGATAGGCGAAGGTCGTCTCGTCCGGAGCGATCATGCCCGCCCGGGCACCCGCCTCGATGGACATGTTGCACACGGTCATCCGGGCCTCCATCGAGAGCTTCTCGATGGCGGGGCCGCGGTACTCGAGCACATAGCCCTGGCCGCCGCCGGTGCCGATCTTCGCGATGATCGCCAGGATCAGGTCCTTGGCGGTGACGCTCTCGGGCAGCTCGCCCTCGACGGTGATCGCCATGGTCTTGAACGGCGCGAGCGGCAGCGTCTGGGTCGCCAGCACATGCTCGACCTGGCTGGTGCCGATACCGAACGCGAGCGCGCCGAAGGCACCGTGGGTCGAGGTGTGACTGTCACCGCAGACCACGGTCGTACCGGGCTGGGTCAGTCCCAGCTGCGGTCCCACCACGTGGACGACGCCCTGCTCGACATCGCCGAGCGGGTGCAGCCGGACGCCGAACTCCGCGCAGTTCTTGCGCAGCGTCTCCAGCTGGGCACGGGAGACGGGGTCCGCGATCGGCTTGTCGATGTCGAGGGTGGGGGTGTTGTGGTCCTCGGTCGCGAGGGTGAGGTCGGTACGACGGACCGTGCG
Coding sequences:
- a CDS encoding DAK2 domain-containing protein; its protein translation is MPHTLDADAVRTWCGLALDALGRARAEIDAINVYPVADGDTGTNLYLTVESAARAVDAAFDGHAASAAASRPTLPDVVRAMAHGALIGARGNSGTILAQLLRGMADVLADGPAQGGPAQGGRGADEAVGLRLALRRAADLAYLAVAHPVEGTVLTVAVAAAEGAERATGDAATVARAAYESARTALQATPGQLDVLARAGVVDAGGYGLVTVLGGLAEALSGEAPAALGPVRSRGDGPTRDALAPAGTHGQDPAGCPADDAADGGPAFEVIYLLEAGDMAVAALRERLDALGDSLVIVGGDGLWNVHVHVDDAGAAVEAGIQAGRPYRIRITHFDGAAARKAGAAGPDRPGPVVVLPDQPGAKGPIGGPRTERVGRAVVAVVPGDGLAALCAEAGATAVATRPGEPPGSGELVDAVRRAGAREVVLLPNDTELRHTAAAAAAQARAEGVRVAVIPTRSAVQGIAALAVHEPARSFDEDVVAMTSAAGATRYAELAVAERQSWTMAGVCQAGDVLGMIDGDVAVIGSELAATAETVLDRMLASGGEMVTLVLGAGLPDEVAERLERHVREGHFAVDTVVYHGGQPTAPLIIGIE
- the thiD gene encoding bifunctional hydroxymethylpyrimidine kinase/phosphomethylpyrimidine kinase — protein: MVLPPRIPRPSHDGSAPVRVLTVAGSDSGGGAGIQADLKTMLALGAHGMSVITAVTAQNSVGVQGAWELPAEAVRAQFRSVADDIGVQAVKTGMLATAELVETVAALLADLPAPVVVDPVGVSKHGDPLLATEALDAVRTKLLPTATVATPNLDEVAQLTGVRVESEDDQRRAAGAVLGHGPRWALIKGGHLPGGEAVDLLTDGTEEHWLRAPRHDNRHTHGTGCTLAAAIATYLAGGFEVPQAVTAAKDYVTGAIAAGFPLGAGIGPVDHGWLREGTD
- a CDS encoding thiamine-phosphate kinase — its product is MKGTVGELGEFGLIRELTSRLTTTPAVRLGPGDDAAVVAAPDRRVVASTDVLLEGRHFRRDWSTAYDVGRKAAAQNLADIAAMGAVPTALLLGLVVPADLPVTWPAELMDGIRDECQVAGAAVVGGDVVRGDTITVAITALGDLRNHEPVTRSGAQPGDVVAVTGWLGWSAAGHAVLSRGFRSPRAFVEAHRRPEPPYHAGPAAAGLGATAMTDVSDGLVADLGHIAEASKVRIDLRSGDIDIPSQMSDIGQAVGVDPLQWVLSGGEDHAIVATFPPDAKLPARWKVIGEVLNPSALPQVTVDGAPWAHGGWDHFGDGNGAE
- a CDS encoding Lrp/AsnC family transcriptional regulator encodes the protein MVQAYILIQTEVGKASTVADVIAKLPGVIQAEDVTGPYDVIVRAQADTVDELGRMVVAKVQQVEGITRTLTCPVVHL
- a CDS encoding DUF3515 domain-containing protein, producing MALALVSMAGCTFTGDSDDSVALAVPTPSAQAATVCRALHKELPSTVNGLKRGTAEPASDYTAVWGDPAVRLRCGVPRPEAMGSTTESAEVNGVGWLPEKQEDGYRFTTVLRRAYVEVTVPGKYAPEVNALLDLAKAVKKTVPKGVA
- a CDS encoding D-alanine--D-alanine ligase family protein, with product MSSQTPSSGPVPAPSGGERHKPRVAVVFGGRSSEHAISVVTAGAVLRAIDREKYDVLPIGITADGRWALTADEPERMGIAGRELPSVERLAESGEGSVVLPVDPGSREVVYSEPGSVPKALGDVDVVFPMLHGPYGEDGTLQGLLELSGVPYVGAGVLASAVGMDKEYMKRVFVSFGLPVGPYEVIRPREWQQEPSAARRRIVEFAAEHGWPLFVKPARAGSSIGITKVEDPADLDEAIEEARRHDPKVIVEALLRGREIECGVLEYEAGPRASLPAEIPPVSSHSFYDFEAKYIDSAAGIVPAPLTEEQTRRVQELAVAAFEAASCEGLVRADFFLLDSGEFVINEINTMPGFTPISMYPRMWQESGVSYPELVDRLLQAALRRSTGLR
- a CDS encoding NAD(P)H-dependent glycerol-3-phosphate dehydrogenase; protein product: MTRCAVFGTGSWGTAFAMVLADAGCEVTLWGRRPGVVEAINTGRTNPDYFPGVRLPDGVRATTDPAEAAAGAEFTVFSVPSQTLRGNLSEWAPLLAADTVLVSLMKGVELGTAKRMSEVVQEVAKAPAERVAVLTGPNLAKEIAARQPAASVVACPDESVARRLQTACHTAYFRPYTNTDVVGCELGGAVKNVIALAVGIADGMGLGDNTKASLITRGLAETTRLGLAMGADAHTFAGLAGMGDLVATCSSPLSRNHTFGTNLGRGMTLEETIAVTKQTAEGVKSCESVLDLARRFDVDMPITETVVEIVHDGKQPLVALKELMSRSAKAERH
- a CDS encoding lysophospholipid acyltransferase family protein, which gives rise to MSGRRIGFWYRMAAVLCKPPLVVLFKRDWHGMEHIPADGGFITAINHNSYLDPLSYAHFQYNTGRVPRFLAKAALFRGGFMGSMLRGTGQIPVYRESTDAANAFRAAVDAINKGECVAFYPEGTLTRDPDMWPMRGKTGAARVALLTKAPVIPVAQWGANEAVPPYAKEKRVRLFPRKTLKVLAGPPVDLSGFYGQEPTAEVLRAATDAIMDAITDLLSEVRGEPAPVHRHDRPTSTTSTDGPPLPLADEESK
- a CDS encoding HU family DNA-binding protein, which codes for MNKAQLVEAIADKVGGRQQAAEAVDAVLDAIVRAVVAGERVSVTGFGSFEKVERPARYARNPQTGERVRVKKTSVPRFRAGQGFKDLVSGSKKLPRGGEVAVKKAPKGSLQVAAKKAAAKKATAKKAPAKKTTAKKATAKKAPAKAAAKKAPAKKTTAKKAPAKAAAKKAPARKTSARKTTTKKTTARKR
- the leuD gene encoding 3-isopropylmalate dehydratase small subunit — encoded protein: MEAFTTHTGRAVPLRRSNVDTDQIIPAHWLKKVTRDGFEDGLFEAWRKDPEFVLNTAQYKGGTVLVAGPDFGTGSSREHAVWALQNYGFKAVISSRFADIFRGNSLKNGLLTVVLPQETVDRLWKLVEADPAAEVTVDLVDRQVRAEGITADFELDENARWRLLEGLDDISLTLREDESIAAYEARRPSFKPSTVEV
- the leuC gene encoding 3-isopropylmalate dehydratase large subunit, with the translated sequence MGRTLAEKVWDDHVVRHAEGEPDLLFIDLHLLHEVTSPQAFDGLRKAGRTVRRTDLTLATEDHNTPTLDIDKPIADPVSRAQLETLRKNCAEFGVRLHPLGDVEQGVVHVVGPQLGLTQPGTTVVCGDSHTSTHGAFGALAFGIGTSQVEHVLATQTLPLAPFKTMAITVEGELPESVTAKDLILAIIAKIGTGGGQGYVLEYRGPAIEKLSMEARMTVCNMSIEAGARAGMIAPDETTFAYLEGRPHAPQGGDWDAAVAYWRTLRSDDDAVFDREVVIDASELAPFVTWGTNPGQGAPLSESVPDPASFEDASERFAAEKALEYMGLTAGQPLRDIAVDTVFVGSCTNGRIEDLRSAASVLSGRSVADGVRMLVVPGSVRVALQAVEEGLDKVFTAAGAEWRHAGCSMCLGMNPDQLAPGERSASTSNRNFEGRQGKGGRTHLVSPQVAAATAVLGHLASPADLSDAAVSTPVGA